From one Desulfosporosinus sp. Sb-LF genomic stretch:
- a CDS encoding ABC transporter ATP-binding protein — MAVIEIIGLTKSYGKTQALCGIDLSVKQGEVHGFIGMNGAGKSTTIRILLGMLKKDGGEVKLLDGDPFKDCVELHKRLAYIPSEINPWPDLSGGEVIDLLSRMRGKPDSKRRAELIERFQFDPSKKCRTYSKGNRQKVALIAALVSDVELYIFDEPTSGLDPLMESVFQDYVREMATRGKTVFLSSHILTEVEKLCDRVTIIKEGRIVESGSLLELQQFSRLVVHVECTRPVTGIQLPGVYGLRCEGNMASFSVNSAALNASLKKLTEYKIVSLHCAPPELEDLFLHYYAKGGEVQ; from the coding sequence ATGGCAGTCATCGAAATAATCGGTCTGACCAAATCCTACGGAAAAACACAGGCGCTTTGTGGTATCGATCTATCCGTGAAGCAAGGCGAAGTCCACGGATTCATCGGCATGAACGGCGCGGGAAAATCCACGACAATCCGCATTCTGCTCGGTATGCTGAAAAAGGACGGCGGTGAGGTAAAACTGTTGGATGGCGATCCTTTCAAGGACTGTGTGGAGCTGCATAAACGACTAGCTTATATACCAAGTGAAATCAATCCGTGGCCCGATCTAAGTGGCGGCGAGGTTATCGATCTGCTTTCTCGTATGCGCGGTAAGCCGGATTCCAAACGGCGCGCGGAACTGATCGAGCGTTTCCAGTTTGATCCGAGTAAAAAATGCCGCACTTATTCCAAAGGCAATCGGCAAAAAGTTGCGTTAATTGCGGCGCTTGTGTCGGATGTTGAGCTGTATATTTTCGACGAACCGACATCCGGTCTTGACCCACTGATGGAATCGGTGTTTCAGGATTATGTGCGGGAAATGGCGACGCGGGGGAAAACAGTGTTCTTATCCAGCCATATTTTGACTGAGGTTGAAAAACTCTGTGACCGCGTAACCATTATCAAAGAGGGGCGGATTGTGGAATCAGGCAGTCTGCTCGAATTGCAGCAGTTTTCACGACTGGTCGTACATGTGGAATGTACGCGGCCTGTCACAGGGATACAGCTTCCAGGCGTATACGGCCTTCGTTGCGAAGGAAATATGGCGAGCTTTAGCGTCAATTCCGCAGCCCTCAATGCGTCGTTAAAGAAGTTGACAGAATATAAAATTGTTTCATTGCATTGCGCCCCGCCTGAGTTGGAGGATCTCTTTTTGCACTATTATGCCAAGGGGGGTGAAGTGCAATGA
- a CDS encoding MerR family DNA-binding transcriptional regulator, with product MFYTVNDVAKRTKLSVHTIRYYAKEGLVNQRYKSFFRLPRGGYAMDSMSFRHM from the coding sequence ATGTTTTATACCGTAAATGATGTTGCTAAACGAACAAAACTTTCAGTTCATACGATCCGTTACTATGCGAAAGAAGGGCTTGTCAATCAAAGATATAAAAGCTTTTTCCGACTTCCCCGCGGTGGCTACGCTATGGACTCGATGTCCTTTCGTCACATGTAG
- a CDS encoding EFR1 family ferrodoxin (N-terminal region resembles flavodoxins. C-terminal ferrodoxin region binds two 4Fe-4S clusters.), whose translation MKTIYDEDELHLNTSQTTKTTIFYYTGTGNSLWAARVLARELGNTELISIVDWNVKMHKINSPVIGLIFPVHIWGVPCRVLKFLDDFKAMSAEYVFAIANNAGQVSNTLVQLNKEMKSKDFALSCGWSIVMPSNYIPWGGPGSLDEQNKCFQKAEIKLSTIAEKIRRRAKMPVEKGPLWQRIVFTGLYKLAFPMVHKMDDKFWVDERCNHCGLCVNICPAQNIDIQNEKLIWHNHCEQCLACIQWCPKEALQYGRKTTVYTRYHHPEVKVKDLMK comes from the coding sequence ATGAAGACTATATACGATGAGGATGAGTTGCATTTAAATACTAGTCAAACAACCAAAACCACCATTTTCTACTATACAGGTACCGGCAACTCATTATGGGCCGCCCGTGTTCTGGCACGGGAACTAGGCAATACTGAACTCATATCTATTGTGGACTGGAATGTTAAGATGCACAAGATTAATTCACCTGTGATAGGTTTGATTTTTCCGGTACATATATGGGGCGTACCCTGCCGGGTATTAAAATTCTTGGATGATTTTAAAGCAATGTCAGCTGAGTATGTCTTTGCCATTGCTAATAATGCTGGTCAAGTATCTAATACATTGGTACAGTTGAACAAGGAAATGAAATCTAAGGACTTTGCATTATCTTGCGGATGGTCTATCGTAATGCCTTCTAATTATATCCCCTGGGGAGGTCCCGGTTCCCTGGATGAACAGAATAAGTGCTTTCAGAAAGCTGAGATAAAGCTATCCACTATTGCTGAGAAAATTCGTAGAAGGGCTAAAATGCCGGTTGAGAAGGGCCCACTGTGGCAAAGAATAGTCTTTACCGGTTTATATAAACTTGCGTTCCCGATGGTTCATAAGATGGATGATAAATTCTGGGTAGATGAGCGCTGTAATCACTGCGGTCTCTGCGTTAACATTTGTCCGGCTCAAAATATTGATATCCAAAACGAGAAATTAATATGGCATAATCACTGTGAGCAATGTTTGGCTTGTATACAATGGTGCCCTAAAGAGGCTTTACAGTATGGACGAAAGACAACTGTTTACACCAGATATCATCATCCTGAGGTCAAAGTGAAGGATTTAATGAAATAA
- a CDS encoding MFS transporter, whose protein sequence is MNKIQLWTKDFLIGTFTNFFLMMNYYLLIVIMTAYAMDTFDSSPSEAGLAASIFVIGALVARLFCGRWIERVGRKRMLISGTILSLVMTLFYFGLNNICLLFIIRFLHGVAYGIAATAIGTIVTNIIPKSRRGEGIGYYMLSITLATAIGPFLGMFIIQYGSFRLIFVACTISAVLTLVNAFFLSVPEIKLTNEQLEEMKGFKWSNFFESKAIPISIVCAIIYFCYSSLISFLTPYAKEIHLMDAASFFFIVYAVVILITRPVTGRLFDSKGENIIMYPAFIIFMIGMIFLSQARQGITLLAAGAFLGFGLGVVQSCGQAIAVKVTPQHRLGLSNSTFFIFVDVGVGVGPFVLGLFIPFTGYRGVYMGMAIVTVACAFLYHLLHGGKASQKKKVVEETAA, encoded by the coding sequence ATGAATAAAATCCAATTATGGACGAAAGATTTCTTAATAGGTACTTTCACGAACTTTTTTCTTATGATGAACTACTATTTATTAATTGTAATTATGACCGCATATGCGATGGATACTTTCGATTCCTCACCCAGTGAAGCGGGTCTTGCAGCCAGCATTTTTGTAATTGGGGCGCTTGTTGCACGTTTGTTTTGCGGGAGATGGATTGAACGAGTGGGCAGAAAAAGGATGCTCATTTCGGGAACAATTTTAAGTTTGGTTATGACGTTATTCTATTTCGGTTTAAATAATATTTGCCTCCTGTTTATTATTCGCTTTCTTCATGGCGTTGCATATGGTATTGCCGCTACCGCAATAGGGACAATTGTGACGAATATTATTCCTAAGAGCAGAAGAGGAGAAGGTATTGGCTATTACATGCTGAGCATTACGCTTGCAACGGCTATCGGTCCCTTCCTTGGAATGTTTATTATCCAATATGGGAGCTTCAGGTTGATTTTTGTGGCTTGCACAATTTCTGCGGTATTAACTCTTGTGAACGCCTTCTTTTTATCTGTTCCTGAAATTAAATTGACGAATGAGCAATTAGAGGAGATGAAAGGATTCAAATGGAGTAATTTCTTTGAATCAAAGGCCATTCCAATTTCTATCGTTTGTGCAATTATTTACTTTTGCTATTCAAGTCTCATCTCTTTCCTCACACCATATGCCAAAGAAATTCATTTGATGGACGCAGCCAGTTTCTTTTTCATCGTATACGCTGTTGTCATCTTAATTACAAGACCGGTTACTGGTCGATTATTTGATTCCAAAGGTGAAAATATAATCATGTATCCAGCCTTTATTATCTTCATGATCGGAATGATATTCCTTAGTCAAGCCCGTCAGGGGATTACCTTACTAGCTGCTGGAGCTTTTCTTGGTTTTGGCTTAGGAGTTGTACAATCTTGTGGCCAAGCAATTGCCGTTAAAGTGACTCCACAGCACCGATTGGGACTATCAAATTCTACTTTTTTTATATTTGTTGACGTAGGGGTTGGAGTTGGACCATTTGTATTAGGATTATTTATCCCTTTTACTGGTTACAGGGGTGTATATATGGGTATGGCGATTGTAACGGTTGCATGTGCCTTTTTATATCATTTGTTACATGGGGGAAAAGCTTCACAAAAGAAAAAAGTAGTGGAGGAAACAGCAGCGTAA
- a CDS encoding pyridoxamine 5'-phosphate oxidase family protein codes for MEKVLQFLRENSVCCLATCSNDKPRASTMEYAVVGDNVLFATDCNSIKAANLKANNKISFSAHAMPKFVTIDGTTATPNEDEIEAYNKILFERHPEFKEMVEKGMMKPFVYFRLVPEVVYYNDYSAGMTPTEVIKL; via the coding sequence ATGGAAAAGGTACTTCAATTTTTAAGAGAAAATTCGGTTTGTTGTTTAGCAACTTGTAGCAATGATAAACCGAGGGCATCTACAATGGAATATGCAGTCGTTGGAGATAATGTATTATTTGCTACTGATTGCAATTCGATTAAAGCAGCTAATTTAAAAGCAAATAATAAAATCAGTTTTTCTGCTCATGCGATGCCCAAGTTTGTAACAATTGACGGAACGACTGCTACTCCGAATGAAGATGAGATTGAAGCATATAATAAAATACTTTTTGAAAGACATCCTGAATTCAAGGAAATGGTTGAAAAAGGTATGATGAAGCCTTTTGTTTATTTTAGACTTGTTCCTGAAGTTGTATATTATAACGATTATTCTGCTGGTATGACTCCAACAGAAGTAATTAAATTGTAA
- a CDS encoding flavodoxin family protein has product MKVLLVNGSPHEKGCTYTALNEVAETLNHEGIDTEIFQIGTKPLAGCTACKRCFQLGHCVFDDKVNEFLEIAGNFDGYIFGSPVHFAAASGAITSFMDRAFYAGSRSSKQPFNLKPAAAVVSARRAGTTATFDQLNKYFTIAQMPIISSQYWNMVHGATPEDVKKDIEGLQIMRTLGRNMAFFLKCKEAGIKAGIAFPEREEITFTNFIR; this is encoded by the coding sequence ATGAAAGTATTATTAGTAAATGGAAGTCCACATGAAAAAGGATGTACCTATACAGCATTAAACGAAGTGGCAGAAACTTTAAATCATGAAGGAATAGATACGGAAATATTTCAAATTGGAACAAAGCCATTGGCTGGATGTACTGCCTGTAAAAGATGTTTCCAGCTAGGTCATTGTGTATTTGATGACAAAGTCAATGAATTTCTTGAAATAGCAGGAAATTTTGATGGCTATATATTTGGTTCTCCGGTACACTTTGCAGCTGCCAGTGGGGCAATAACTTCTTTTATGGATCGTGCATTTTATGCAGGTTCACGTTCAAGTAAGCAGCCTTTTAATTTGAAACCAGCAGCTGCTGTCGTATCAGCCAGAAGAGCCGGAACAACTGCAACCTTTGACCAGCTAAACAAGTATTTCACCATAGCGCAAATGCCTATTATCTCATCGCAATATTGGAATATGGTTCACGGTGCCACGCCTGAAGATGTGAAAAAGGATATAGAAGGGCTTCAGATTATGCGTACCTTAGGCAGAAATATGGCATTCTTCTTAAAATGCAAAGAAGCTGGAATAAAAGCAGGCATTGCTTTCCCAGAAAGAGAAGAAATTACATTCACAAATTTCATTCGGTAA
- a CDS encoding (Fe-S)-binding protein, whose translation MKQVYAPGCALMIYKRELAKKILEFLNEDLYVINEHLICCRHEPNLEKGTQVINTCAGCDRRYGELYEGISTVSLWEILAESKTFPFPDYNGMEMSIHDACPTRTEERVHSAIRKLLERMNINITEPKNTRTKAVCCGDSFYGVLPIEQVKKQMKKRSNEMPCDNVVVYCVSCIKAMFIGGKKPRYIIDLLFGETTGIGTFEPDAWHDELQRFIDTH comes from the coding sequence ATGAAACAAGTCTATGCGCCAGGTTGTGCGCTGATGATCTATAAGCGTGAGCTTGCCAAAAAAATATTAGAGTTTTTAAATGAGGATTTATATGTTATTAATGAACACCTAATTTGTTGTAGACATGAGCCTAACCTCGAAAAAGGCACGCAAGTAATTAATACCTGCGCAGGCTGTGACAGGCGCTATGGAGAGCTGTATGAGGGGATATCTACAGTATCACTCTGGGAAATATTAGCCGAAAGCAAAACATTTCCGTTCCCTGACTATAACGGTATGGAAATGTCCATACATGATGCCTGCCCAACACGTACCGAGGAAAGGGTTCATTCTGCAATTAGAAAACTCCTTGAGAGGATGAATATTAATATAACTGAACCGAAGAATACTCGTACAAAAGCGGTCTGTTGCGGGGATAGTTTTTACGGCGTATTGCCTATAGAGCAGGTCAAGAAACAGATGAAAAAACGCTCGAACGAAATGCCTTGTGACAATGTAGTCGTTTATTGTGTTTCCTGTATAAAGGCAATGTTCATCGGCGGTAAAAAGCCACGCTATATCATTGACCTTTTGTTTGGAGAGACTACAGGAATAGGTACATTTGAGCCTGATGCCTGGCACGATGAATTACAAAGATTCATAGACACACACTAA
- a CDS encoding amino acid permease, with protein sequence MIALGGTIGVGLFMGSATSIKWAGPSVLLAYAIAGTFLFFIMRSMGEMLYLDPTTGSFVTFAHKYISPLAGFITAWGYWFAWVTIGMAEVTAIGMYMKFWFPGLPQWIPGVFLIIIIAAANLASVRLYGEFEFWFSLTKVVTIVAMIFIGAALIFFGLGNNGQAIGLSNLYSHGGFFPGGLKGFLFAIPLVVAAYQGVEMIGITAGEAKDPQKTLTKAIGNIIYRILIFYIGAIFIIVTLFPWDELGTLGSPFVSTFARIGIASAAGIINFVVITAAMSGCNSAIYSSGRMLYSLAVDGQAPKSLAKVSKNGVPANSLLMTIGALIIGVILNYFAPEKLFVYIYSASILPAMMPWFVLLISQPKFRKANASAMSDHPFKMPFSPYSNYLTIAFLLAVLIGMWINPDTRVSLIVGIVFIAIAIASYFIFKIGKIQESN encoded by the coding sequence ATGATTGCGCTCGGGGGCACCATCGGTGTTGGCTTATTTATGGGGTCAGCGACTTCGATTAAGTGGGCTGGGCCCTCCGTTCTCTTGGCTTACGCCATTGCCGGTACTTTCCTCTTCTTCATCATGCGTTCAATGGGAGAAATGCTTTATCTCGATCCAACCACCGGTTCTTTTGTTACCTTTGCCCACAAGTATATTAGTCCCTTAGCCGGTTTTATTACTGCCTGGGGTTACTGGTTTGCATGGGTAACCATTGGTATGGCCGAAGTTACGGCCATCGGGATGTACATGAAATTCTGGTTTCCCGGCCTGCCGCAATGGATTCCAGGGGTGTTCTTGATTATCATAATTGCAGCGGCCAACTTAGCATCAGTCAGGCTTTACGGTGAGTTTGAATTTTGGTTTTCACTTACTAAAGTCGTGACCATTGTAGCGATGATCTTCATTGGAGCTGCCCTAATCTTTTTCGGATTGGGCAACAACGGTCAAGCTATTGGCCTTTCAAACCTCTATAGCCATGGTGGATTTTTCCCTGGCGGTTTAAAAGGATTTCTCTTCGCCATACCACTTGTCGTGGCTGCCTACCAGGGAGTAGAGATGATCGGCATTACGGCAGGTGAAGCAAAAGACCCGCAAAAAACCCTAACTAAAGCCATCGGAAATATTATCTATCGTATCTTGATCTTCTACATTGGTGCTATCTTTATCATTGTAACCCTTTTCCCCTGGGATGAGCTCGGAACTCTAGGCAGTCCGTTTGTTTCAACGTTTGCCAGAATAGGGATCGCTTCTGCTGCAGGAATTATCAATTTCGTTGTCATTACGGCAGCTATGTCCGGCTGTAACAGCGCAATCTATAGCTCTGGAAGAATGCTATACTCGCTAGCTGTTGATGGACAGGCCCCTAAATCGTTGGCTAAAGTTTCTAAAAATGGAGTCCCTGCCAACAGTCTCCTAATGACCATTGGAGCTCTAATTATTGGAGTAATCTTAAATTACTTTGCTCCAGAAAAACTCTTCGTTTATATTTACAGTGCCAGTATTCTTCCTGCTATGATGCCTTGGTTCGTTTTGCTCATTAGTCAGCCCAAATTCAGAAAAGCAAACGCCTCCGCAATGAGTGATCACCCCTTCAAGATGCCCTTCTCCCCTTATAGCAACTATTTAACGATTGCTTTCTTATTAGCAGTGCTCATCGGCATGTGGATTAACCCGGATACCCGGGTATCTCTGATCGTTGGTATAGTATTTATTGCTATTGCCATCGCGAGCTACTTTATATTCAAGATTGGAAAGATTCAAGAGAGCAATTAA
- a CDS encoding DUF5808 domain-containing protein, translating to MMSIGNLMFSGTMLLTWILVVFASCLVPFFSRKNTAFGVSIPESEYHTQFLSNLRHRYFMVSLICGIVLGVGSLLTQFWFSLNTSVWIQTVLIFAYLAITTGIYLKCYFEVGKYKQTSNWETTQTVAAALTVDINEKKPINPLWFLSYLAIIVCSISVGIIRYPSLPAQIRMHYNIAGQVDRYATKSISNLLMMPLTQVLMALIFFVIYYAILKAKNQSGGGDIEEGLKKDRAFKAIMSKFLFLMGLAVMILFSIIQLSTLGLVGVSVTIAAPIVLLVVIFAAIAYLVVKVGQGGSRLGGSKGINSKVVAEDDNHWILGLIYYNKDDPSIFVEKRFGMGYTVNFGSLVGKIIIVALIIVIAGSLVLPHILH from the coding sequence ATGATGAGCATCGGTAATCTTATGTTTTCAGGCACGATGTTATTAACTTGGATTTTGGTTGTGTTTGCATCATGCCTGGTACCATTTTTCTCACGCAAAAACACAGCGTTTGGCGTATCAATACCCGAAAGTGAATACCACACACAATTTTTAAGCAACCTACGCCATCGTTATTTTATGGTTTCGCTTATTTGCGGTATTGTGCTTGGCGTAGGCAGTTTGCTAACCCAGTTTTGGTTTAGTCTAAATACCAGCGTATGGATCCAGACAGTGTTAATATTTGCTTACCTTGCAATTACTACGGGCATATACCTTAAATGTTACTTCGAAGTTGGTAAGTATAAGCAAACCAGCAATTGGGAGACAACTCAAACCGTAGCAGCTGCACTTACAGTCGATATCAATGAGAAGAAGCCTATAAACCCGTTGTGGTTTTTAAGTTATCTCGCCATTATTGTATGTTCGATTTCCGTGGGCATCATTCGTTATCCGTCGTTACCTGCCCAAATTCGAATGCACTATAATATTGCAGGCCAAGTCGACAGATACGCTACAAAATCAATAAGCAACCTGTTGATGATGCCTTTAACGCAAGTTCTAATGGCGCTTATATTCTTCGTAATTTACTATGCAATTCTGAAAGCAAAAAACCAGAGCGGTGGGGGAGACATCGAGGAAGGGTTAAAAAAAGACCGTGCCTTTAAAGCAATTATGAGTAAGTTCCTCTTTTTAATGGGACTTGCGGTTATGATCCTTTTTAGCATAATCCAGCTTTCTACGTTGGGGCTTGTAGGTGTCAGCGTTACGATTGCAGCCCCGATCGTCCTCTTGGTTGTAATTTTTGCGGCGATTGCTTATCTTGTTGTAAAAGTTGGGCAAGGCGGAAGCCGGTTGGGTGGCAGTAAAGGTATTAATTCGAAAGTGGTTGCCGAAGACGACAACCATTGGATACTCGGTTTAATTTACTACAATAAAGACGACCCATCAATTTTTGTAGAAAAGCGATTTGGCATGGGATATACTGTCAACTTCGGCAGTTTAGTTGGCAAGATTATAATTGTTGCTTTAATCATCGTGATAGCCGGAAGTTTAGTTTTGCCGCATATTTTACATTAG
- the sdaAA gene encoding L-serine ammonia-lyase, iron-sulfur-dependent, subunit alpha, which translates to MRAYQDYVQLAEKRGLKIGEIILAEQAEESEKPEAELRERMRLNLNVMREAVDSGLSGERKSHSGLIGGDAAKVQARWKSGESLTGERISGAIARALAVAEVNATMGKIVAAPTAGSCGVLPAVLLTVEEALNCSEDDLVTALFTTAGIGMVIADRANVSGAEGGCQAEIGSAAGMAAAAAVELAGGTPGQTSDAAAIALKSLLGLVCDPIAGLVEVPCVKRNATAATIALAAAEMALAGVESKVPLDEVIDAMNEIGKQMPCSLRETAQGGLAVTPTGRRIKADFL; encoded by the coding sequence ATGCGTGCTTATCAAGATTATGTTCAGCTTGCAGAAAAAAGAGGATTGAAAATTGGAGAAATTATTCTGGCCGAGCAAGCAGAAGAGTCTGAGAAACCAGAGGCCGAATTACGGGAACGTATGCGTTTAAACTTGAATGTCATGCGAGAAGCTGTGGACTCAGGATTAAGTGGGGAGCGTAAATCGCACTCAGGGCTTATCGGGGGCGATGCAGCTAAGGTTCAGGCCCGTTGGAAGAGTGGAGAGAGCCTTACTGGAGAACGGATTAGTGGTGCAATTGCCCGGGCCTTGGCTGTTGCTGAAGTCAATGCCACCATGGGGAAAATTGTGGCAGCTCCCACGGCGGGTTCCTGTGGGGTTTTACCGGCTGTGTTGCTCACGGTGGAGGAGGCTCTGAATTGTTCTGAAGACGATTTGGTGACCGCACTCTTCACTACCGCAGGGATTGGAATGGTTATTGCCGATCGGGCTAATGTTTCAGGTGCAGAGGGCGGGTGTCAGGCTGAAATTGGTTCAGCGGCAGGGATGGCAGCGGCTGCAGCGGTTGAGCTTGCCGGTGGAACACCAGGCCAGACTAGTGATGCAGCCGCGATTGCCCTTAAGTCCTTGTTAGGGTTGGTTTGCGACCCCATTGCGGGGCTGGTAGAAGTTCCATGTGTGAAGCGCAATGCTACGGCAGCAACGATCGCTCTTGCTGCAGCTGAGATGGCTCTCGCTGGCGTGGAGAGTAAGGTTCCCCTTGACGAAGTGATTGATGCTATGAATGAAATCGGTAAACAGATGCCTTGTAGCCTACGAGAAACGGCTCAAGGAGGTTTAGCAGTGACGCCAACAGGGCGTAGAATCAAAGCTGATTTCCTATGA
- a CDS encoding GNAT family N-acetyltransferase has translation MQIYANKELNLKIYELDLPRWDDFENLFGERGACGGCWCMSWRLKRLDFERQKGEGNRSAMRTLVEQNMKTGVLAYKDNEPIGWCAVAPREDYLRLENSRVLKRIDNEQVWSVTCFFIAKSLRRKGISFELLKGVIKYCEINKVKIIEGYPVVPYGEQVPDAFEWTGIPSVFERAGFVEVERRSKSKPIMRYYTVHANNGTT, from the coding sequence ATGCAAATCTATGCTAACAAAGAGTTGAACTTAAAGATTTACGAATTAGATCTTCCTAGGTGGGATGATTTTGAGAATCTATTTGGGGAAAGAGGAGCATGTGGTGGGTGTTGGTGCATGTCATGGCGTTTAAAGAGATTAGACTTCGAGCGTCAAAAGGGGGAGGGAAATAGAAGTGCCATGAGAACACTGGTTGAACAGAATATGAAAACAGGGGTTTTAGCATATAAAGATAACGAACCCATTGGTTGGTGTGCAGTTGCGCCAAGAGAAGATTATTTAAGACTCGAAAATTCACGAGTCCTAAAAAGAATTGATAATGAACAAGTTTGGTCTGTGACTTGTTTTTTTATAGCTAAATCCCTTAGAAGAAAAGGCATATCTTTTGAACTTCTAAAAGGGGTTATTAAATACTGCGAGATTAACAAGGTTAAGATAATTGAAGGGTATCCAGTCGTACCATATGGAGAACAAGTTCCAGATGCCTTTGAGTGGACGGGTATCCCTTCTGTTTTTGAAAGGGCTGGTTTTGTTGAGGTAGAAAGAAGGTCCAAATCAAAACCTATAATGAGATATTATACAGTACATGCTAACAATGGAACGACGTGA
- the sdaAB gene encoding L-serine ammonia-lyase, iron-sulfur-dependent subunit beta, with protein MGKSTVFDLIGPVMVGPSSSHTAGAVRLGAMALKILGTEPIEVEITLHGSFAETGKGHGTNFALVAGLLGMRTDDERIPQAIQLAEEKGINIYFKTENLGEVHPNTVKFRLTGRDGKVVEVIGSSIGGGRIVVNRINEFQVEVMGDYNTLVILHQDLPGVVGQVTSLLATAQINIAQMRVSREKKGSQALTIVETDQAIEPAALALMFKLPAVYQAMAIDPLG; from the coding sequence TTGGGTAAGAGTACAGTCTTTGATTTAATCGGACCCGTGATGGTGGGACCGTCAAGTTCACACACGGCCGGAGCAGTACGTCTTGGCGCTATGGCCTTAAAAATATTAGGAACTGAACCGATTGAGGTAGAGATTACTTTACATGGTTCCTTTGCTGAAACAGGAAAAGGGCACGGTACTAATTTCGCCCTAGTTGCTGGACTTCTTGGTATGCGTACAGATGATGAACGAATTCCTCAAGCAATTCAGCTTGCAGAGGAAAAGGGAATTAATATCTATTTTAAGACTGAGAACTTAGGAGAGGTGCATCCCAACACGGTAAAGTTCCGATTAACCGGACGGGATGGGAAAGTTGTCGAAGTGATCGGATCATCGATTGGCGGTGGAAGAATTGTGGTGAATCGGATCAATGAATTTCAGGTTGAGGTCATGGGAGATTATAATACGTTGGTCATCTTACATCAGGATTTACCTGGAGTTGTGGGCCAAGTCACTTCCCTTTTAGCCACTGCTCAAATTAATATTGCACAAATGCGTGTTTCACGAGAAAAGAAAGGCTCTCAGGCCTTGACGATTGTCGAGACGGATCAGGCAATTGAACCTGCAGCCTTAGCTTTAATGTTTAAGCTTCCAGCTGTTTATCAAGCCATGGCGATTGACCCACTAGGGTAA
- a CDS encoding cytochrome c, whose amino-acid sequence MSLRKSITVITFLSLLLLIGCSKNQPAPSPPQTPQVTTQTAPTTNPPAATTPTTNPPVTTTQVSDAALYTTNCAGCHGVTGAGGSAGPAINTDEWKNNSSKVQAIILKGQGKMPAFAGKLTDTQIKAIGDFVASLKK is encoded by the coding sequence ATGAGTCTACGGAAATCTATAACTGTTATTACTTTTCTAAGTCTTTTGCTCTTAATAGGGTGTAGTAAGAATCAACCTGCTCCATCACCCCCTCAGACTCCTCAAGTGACTACGCAAACGGCACCTACTACAAATCCACCAGCAGCCACTACACCTACTACAAACCCGCCAGTTACTACAACCCAGGTAAGCGACGCAGCTTTATATACAACAAATTGTGCAGGATGTCACGGCGTTACCGGAGCTGGAGGGAGTGCTGGACCTGCTATAAATACTGATGAGTGGAAGAATAACTCTTCAAAGGTTCAAGCTATCATCCTTAAGGGACAAGGTAAAATGCCTGCTTTTGCTGGCAAACTCACTGACACCCAGATAAAAGCAATTGGAGATTTTGTCGCGTCCCTAAAAAAATAA
- a CDS encoding GntR family transcriptional regulator, which yields MFIQIDMHSSVPIYKQLKTAIISSILSGKLKEGDRLPSVRQLGSDLGINLHTVNKAYNLLKDEGYIIIHRNQGAIISKPTKAGKEDLTEFANALLPIVIEIRARNITRTQFDELMDVIWEQDMIGGDNDEHR from the coding sequence TTGTTTATTCAAATTGATATGCACAGTTCAGTACCGATTTATAAGCAGCTTAAAACAGCTATTATAAGCAGCATTTTGTCGGGAAAGCTAAAAGAAGGTGACCGTTTGCCATCTGTGAGGCAGCTTGGGAGTGATTTAGGTATTAATTTGCATACAGTCAACAAGGCCTATAATCTACTCAAAGACGAGGGATATATCATCATTCATCGTAATCAAGGTGCAATTATTAGTAAACCAACCAAGGCGGGCAAAGAGGATTTGACAGAGTTTGCAAATGCTCTTCTGCCAATTGTTATCGAAATACGTGCAAGGAATATCACTAGAACACAATTTGATGAACTCATGGATGTTATTTGGGAACAAGATATGATTGGAGGGGACAATGATGAGCATCGGTAA